A portion of the Candidatus Atribacteria bacterium ADurb.Bin276 genome contains these proteins:
- the nuc gene encoding Thermonuclease precursor: MKKLLFLIILLLPLNTLPCSFDSKVIGVSDGDTITVIFKEHPQKIRIHQIDAPEKEQPFSNKAKQFVSNLIFGKFVNVEIEDVDKYGRIVGEVTLPDGRKLHEELLKSGLAWVYDQYVTDKNLYELQDKAKSEKIGLWADKHALSPWEFRKANPH; encoded by the coding sequence ATGAAAAAACTATTATTTTTAATAATTCTCCTACTCCCCCTCAATACCCTCCCCTGCTCCTTCGACTCCAAAGTCATCGGCGTAAGCGACGGCGACACCATCACAGTCATATTCAAGGAACATCCCCAAAAGATTAGAATCCATCAGATCGACGCACCAGAAAAGGAACAACCGTTTTCGAACAAAGCGAAACAGTTCGTTTCAAATTTGATCTTTGGAAAGTTTGTCAACGTGGAAATCGAAGATGTAGACAAATATGGCCGCATTGTTGGCGAAGTCACCCTTCCCGATGGCAGGAAACTACACGAGGAGCTTCTCAAGTCCGGCTTGGCTTGGGTTTATGACCAATACGTGACGGACAAAAATCTTTATGAGCTTCAAGATAAAGCCAAAAGCGAAAAGATCGGACTCTGGGCTGATAAGCACGCCCTATCACCATGGGAATTCCGAAAAGCTAATCCTCATTAG